A region of Desulfovibrio sp. TomC DNA encodes the following proteins:
- the ribH gene encoding 6,7-dimethyl-8-ribityllumazine synthase translates to MQHVSTIEGQLDAKGLKFALVAGRFNDFITDRLVGGAVDYLTRHGGDRAGITIVRVPGAFEIPLAAKKLAASGAYHGVICLGAVIRGATPHFDYVANECVKGLAHVMLETNVPVGFGVLTVDTLEQAIERAGSKAGNKGVEAAAAVLEMVRVLEQI, encoded by the coding sequence ATGCAGCACGTGAGCACCATCGAGGGACAGCTCGACGCCAAGGGACTCAAGTTCGCCCTGGTGGCCGGGCGCTTTAACGATTTCATCACCGACCGCCTCGTCGGCGGGGCCGTGGATTACCTGACCCGCCACGGCGGCGACCGGGCCGGCATCACCATCGTGCGCGTGCCCGGCGCGTTCGAGATTCCCCTGGCCGCCAAGAAGCTGGCCGCCTCGGGGGCCTACCACGGCGTCATCTGCCTGGGCGCGGTCATCCGCGGAGCCACGCCGCATTTTGACTACGTGGCCAACGAGTGCGTCAAGGGTCTGGCCCATGTCATGCTCGAGACCAACGTGCCGGTCGGGTTTGGCGTACTCACCGTCGACACCCTGGAACAGGCCATCGAGCGGGCCGGCAGCAAGGCCGGCAACAAAGGCGTTGAGGCGGCAGCCGCCGTGCTGGAAATGGTCCGTGTCCTGGAGCAAATCTAA
- the nusB gene encoding transcription antitermination factor NusB, producing MPEPEEKKPASRRKARKQAFECLYGLIFESAVDERSLLRVFRHCPHDVAEGDDPAGQQFAWELVQGVWQNQTDIDALIVRFSKNWKIARIAKVELTILRLAVYEILKRPDIPLRVSLNEGIELAKRYGDENSRNFINGILDAIAKAVDSGEFEIQKDL from the coding sequence ATGCCAGAACCTGAAGAGAAAAAGCCGGCTTCCCGCCGCAAGGCCCGCAAGCAGGCCTTCGAGTGCCTCTACGGCCTGATTTTCGAGTCCGCTGTTGATGAACGGTCGCTTCTGCGCGTCTTTCGCCACTGCCCCCACGACGTGGCCGAGGGCGACGATCCCGCCGGCCAGCAGTTCGCCTGGGAGCTGGTCCAGGGCGTGTGGCAAAACCAGACCGACATCGACGCCTTGATCGTGCGCTTTTCCAAGAACTGGAAAATCGCCCGCATCGCCAAGGTGGAGCTGACCATCCTGCGGCTGGCCGTGTACGAAATCCTCAAACGGCCCGATATACCGCTGCGGGTGTCGCTCAACGAAGGCATCGAACTGGCCAAACGCTATGGCGACGAAAACTCGCGCAACTTCATAAACGGCATCCTCGACGCCATTGCCAAGGCCGTTGACAGCGGCGAGTTCGAGATCCAAAAAGACTTGTAA